The Methanosphaera sp. DNA segment ATAATACACAGTACCATTTTCATCAACAACAGCAAAATTAGCATCATCTTTACCAGCAGGAAGATTATCACCATAAAATGACATATTCTCACTAAAAAATATAGAAGGAGGTGTTATTTAAGTAATTTATACTCTCTTCTTACCCGTAGTATATTCAAAAATAAGGGATTTCTTATAATCTTCAAGTTCTGAAATTAAATTCTCTTTATTGGAGATGATATTATCAATAGAATTAATTTTACTATCAAGATATTCTACTATTTTCTTCTGTTCAGATAGTGGTGGTAGAAGAACTGGTAATTTCTTTAATAACTCCTGACTTAATGAAACACGTGTAACAAGATTCATTTCTTTTATAAAATAATTTCTATGAATATTACTTCTAAAATAATACTTAGAAAATTCAGGTAATAATCTATTCATATTATAAGGTCTGAATCTAATAAGAAATCCAGCAAAAGTAGCATTATCTATACTACTAAGACATGTAGATGAAAATGCAACTTCCTCTTTAGTTTCGGATGTTCTGGTAAAAAATACATCACCATACTCCACACTATATGTATCTCTTTCTTTTTGAGAAGACTCAACAAGACCACAAACAGCTGATGGTAATTCATAATTTTTATATACATCAGAATAACTAACAAAAGCAAAACCAGAACCAAAATATTTAGCACCTTTACTAATACCATTAATACAACTACCAAGATATTTTAATGGAACAACATCCCAATGAGAAGGAATAACACCAAGATAACCAAAACCACTATCTTTCATTTCTACATCAGGATTTAGTCCACATGTTACTGTTTGTGTTATTAGTGCTGTTTTATAACTTTCATATTCTTCTATTAGATTTTGTGTATTAGTAATTAGTTTATCAATACTTTCTATTTCATTATCAAGGAAGTCTGCTATTTTTCTTTGTTCATTAAGGGAAGGAGTTGGTATTTGTTGTGATAGTAAATTTTCAAATGATATTCTTAAGCGTATTTCCAGTATTCCATTTGCATATCGTCTTAATTGTTTTTGAAATGATTCTGTTTGA contains these protein-coding regions:
- a CDS encoding restriction endonuclease subunit S, translated to QTESFQKQLRRYANGILEIRLRISFENLLSQQIPTPSLNEQRKIADFLDNEIESIDKLITNTQNLIEEYESYKTALITQTVTCGLNPDVEMKDSGFGYLGVIPSHWDVVPLKYLGSCINGISKGAKYFGSGFAFVSYSDVYKNYELPSAVCGLVESSQKERDTYSVEYGDVFFTRTSETKEEVAFSSTCLSSIDNATFAGFLIRFRPYNMNRLLPEFSKYYFRSNIHRNYFIKEMNLVTRVSLSQELLKKLPVLLPPLSEQKKIVEYLDSKINSIDNIISNKENLISELEDYKKSLIFEYTTGKKRV